In the Vicinamibacterales bacterium genome, GCCTACTCCTACGGCGCGTACGCGATCGGCAGTGACTCCGGCGGCACTGCCACGAAGGGGTTCTACCTTCACGTCTGGAAGCGACGGCCCGAAGGCTGGCGGCTGGCCGTGGACGTGACCAACGTGGAGCGCTAGCCGCACCGAGTGACACGCCGCTCGTTCCGTGCCCGCGAACCCGGACCCGAACAGCGCGGCGGCGACCGTCCTCCTGGATCTCGTAGTAATGTAGGGTCTACTCCAGGAGGTCAGCCGTGTCCTATCCTCGCGCCTCGTTCGCCCGATTCTTTGGCCCGGTCCTCGCCGTCCTGCTGGCCGGCGCGATGCCGCTGGCACAGAGTGGGCCGCAGCGGCCCGCCACGTATCCCGGCCTGCCGGGCGAGACGCCGGAGAAGCTCCAGCTTCTGACCGCCGGCTTCGACTACGCCAGGCGCGACGTGATGATCCCGATGCGCGACGGCGTGAAGCTGCACACGGTCATCCTCGTGCCGAACGGGGCGAAAGGGGCGCCCATCCTTCTCACCCGAACGCCCTACGATGCGACGGCACTGACGAGCCACGCCGACAGCGCTCACCTGGGCACGATTCTCTCCGGCTACGACAACGCGACCGACGTGATCGTCGAGGGCGGGTACATCCGTGCCGTCCAGGACGTTCGCGGCAAGTACGGGTCCGAGGGCGACTACGTGATGAACCGCCCGCTGCACGGTCCGCAGAATCCGACGCCGGTCGATCACGCCACCGACACGTTCGACACGATCGACTGGCTCGTGAAGAACGTGCCCGAGACCAACGGCAAGGTGGGCATCCTGGGCATCTCGTACGACGGATTCCTGCCGCTGATGGCGCTCGTCAACCCGCACCCGGCGCTCAAGGTGGCCGTGCCGATGAACCCGATGGTCGACGGCTGGATGGGAGACGACTGGTTCCACAACGGTGCGTTCCGCCAGCAGAACATGCCGTACATCTACACGCAGGAGGCGACGCGCAGGTCAGAGGTGAAGTGGTGGACCAGCCACTTCGACGACTACGACACGTACATGCAGGCCGGATCGGCGGGCGAACTGGGGCGGCGGCGCGGCCTGGAACAGGTCGGCTTCTGGCGCAAGCTGCTCGAGCACCCGGCCTACGACGCGTTCTGGCGCGACCAGGCCATGGACAAGATCCTCGCCGCGCTCCCGCTGAACGTCCCCGTCATGCTCGTGCACAGCCTGTGGGATCAGGAGGACATCTACGGCGCGATCGCGGTGTACAAGGCGATCGAGCCGAAGGACACGAACAACGACAAGGTGTTCCTGGTCATGGGCCCGTGGTTCCACGCGCAGGAGATCGGCGATGGGAGCGCGCTCGGAGCGATCAGGTTCGGCGCCGACACGGCGCTCGCGTTTCGACAGCAGACGCTGGCTCCCTTTCTGGCGCAGTACCTGAAGGACGGCGCACCGAAGGCGGACGTCGCGCCGGTCACCGCGTTCGAGACCGGCACCAACACCTGGCGCCGCCTGCCAGCGTGGCCGGCGGGCTGCTCGAACGGGTGCGGGATCGAGTCGAAGCCGCTGTACCTCGGAGCCGGCCTCACGGCCGCGTTCGCGGCGCCGAAGCCCGGGGATGCGCCGTTCGACGAGTACGTATCCGACCCGGCCAAGCCCGTGCCGTATCGCGCACGCCCGGTGCCGCCGAGCAGCGGCGCGGCCTGGTCGGAGTGGCTCGTCGGCGACCAGCGCGAAGCGTCGGGGCGTCCCGACGTGCTCGCGTTCGTCTCGGAGACGCTGACGGCACCCGTGAAGATCAGCGGGCAGCCGGTTGCCAACCTCGTCGCCGCGACGAGCGGCACCGATTCGGACTGGGTCGTGAAGGTGATCGACCTCTATCCCGACGAGGTGGCCGGCCAGCCGGCGATGGGCGGGTACCAGTTGATGGTGTCGGCCGACATCTTCCGCGGCCGATACCGCGAGAGCTTCGACACGCCCCGGGCCATCGCCGCCGACACGCCGCTCGTGTACCGGTTCGCGCTGCCGACGGCGAACCACGTCTTCCGGCCCGGCCACCGGATCATGGTTCAAGTGCAGTCCAGCTGGTTCCCGCTGTACGACCGAAATCCCCAGACCTTCGTCCCGAGCATCTTCTGGGCGAAGCCGGCCGACTACCGGAAGGCGACACAACGGATCTACCACGCGCCGGGCCAGGCCAGCTTCGTGGAACTGCCGGTCGTCGTCACCCACCTCCCTTTCGCAACACGTAACTGATGCACGGGCACGTTGCCGCCCGAGATGGCGCACCGAAGAAACTGCCTGCATTGGCGGTCAGTCGCGCCACCAGCACCCCGGCTTCCCGCTGGAATGGAATTTGCCCCGGTTCGCCCTTGGACCGGTGTTAGAACGCGCCCGCAACCTGCGGGACGAGCGCCGGGCCCCACTCTGGCAAACTAATGAGCAGCGCCGGTCCGTCTCCGGACGTACGCATGCGACTGGCGGTCCTGCTGGCGCTGGCGGTCCTTCCAGGCATTGTGCCGATCGTGTGGTGGTCCGACGGGATGCTGGTTCGCTGTCTCGCGACATTCGGCCTGGTCGCCCTGCCAACGGTTGTGGTCGTGTTCCGGCAGAGCGAACGGCTGTTCGTGCGAGAGTGGCAGCGGGCGCACGACGCGACGGACCGGCGCGTGGAGGAACGGGCGGAGGAGGCGCTCCGGACGCTGTCGCGCGTGATCGAGCA is a window encoding:
- a CDS encoding CocE/NonD family hydrolase, encoding MSYPRASFARFFGPVLAVLLAGAMPLAQSGPQRPATYPGLPGETPEKLQLLTAGFDYARRDVMIPMRDGVKLHTVILVPNGAKGAPILLTRTPYDATALTSHADSAHLGTILSGYDNATDVIVEGGYIRAVQDVRGKYGSEGDYVMNRPLHGPQNPTPVDHATDTFDTIDWLVKNVPETNGKVGILGISYDGFLPLMALVNPHPALKVAVPMNPMVDGWMGDDWFHNGAFRQQNMPYIYTQEATRRSEVKWWTSHFDDYDTYMQAGSAGELGRRRGLEQVGFWRKLLEHPAYDAFWRDQAMDKILAALPLNVPVMLVHSLWDQEDIYGAIAVYKAIEPKDTNNDKVFLVMGPWFHAQEIGDGSALGAIRFGADTALAFRQQTLAPFLAQYLKDGAPKADVAPVTAFETGTNTWRRLPAWPAGCSNGCGIESKPLYLGAGLTAAFAAPKPGDAPFDEYVSDPAKPVPYRARPVPPSSGAAWSEWLVGDQREASGRPDVLAFVSETLTAPVKISGQPVANLVAATSGTDSDWVVKVIDLYPDEVAGQPAMGGYQLMVSADIFRGRYRESFDTPRAIAADTPLVYRFALPTANHVFRPGHRIMVQVQSSWFPLYDRNPQTFVPSIFWAKPADYRKATQRIYHAPGQASFVELPVVVTHLPFATRN